In Desulfobacterales bacterium, a single genomic region encodes these proteins:
- a CDS encoding type IV pilus twitching motility protein PilT: MAQIDAFFKLMNEQGASDLHMVSGQQPFLRIRGDIEPVKYKIMENEELKAMLYEICPEEKIKIFEETGDVDFGYEIPGLARYRANFFLQRKGIAAVFREIPTNILTCEQLGLPLVVEKLATLPKGLVLVTGPTGSGKSTTLAAIIDKANRTRKDHILTIEDPIEFVHQSRMAVVNHREIGTHTKSFSAALRGALREDPDIILVGEMRDLETISLAMEAAMTGHVVFGTLHTLNASKTVDRVIEIFPADQQEQVRSTLADALKAVISQTLFKRRDIKGRVAALEILICTSAVRNLIREGKTYQLPSVMQTGKKFGMQTLDDAILELVKKTWISPEDAYINCIDKVKFLPYLKHGADDFIDV, encoded by the coding sequence ATGGCACAGATTGATGCTTTTTTTAAGTTGATGAACGAACAGGGCGCTTCGGACCTGCACATGGTGTCCGGTCAGCAGCCCTTTCTTCGGATCCGCGGCGACATTGAGCCGGTGAAGTATAAGATCATGGAGAACGAAGAGCTGAAGGCGATGCTCTACGAGATCTGTCCGGAGGAGAAGATCAAGATCTTCGAGGAAACCGGGGACGTTGATTTCGGCTATGAGATCCCGGGACTTGCCCGCTATCGCGCCAACTTTTTCTTGCAGAGAAAAGGGATTGCCGCGGTTTTTCGCGAGATTCCCACCAACATCCTTACCTGTGAGCAACTGGGGCTGCCGTTGGTGGTCGAAAAGCTGGCTACCCTGCCCAAGGGGCTGGTCCTGGTCACCGGCCCCACCGGCAGCGGCAAATCAACCACCCTGGCGGCAATTATCGACAAGGCCAACCGGACCCGCAAGGATCATATCCTGACCATTGAGGACCCGATCGAGTTTGTCCACCAGAGCCGGATGGCCGTGGTCAACCATCGGGAGATCGGCACCCATACCAAGAGCTTTTCCGCGGCCCTGCGCGGGGCGCTCCGCGAGGATCCCGACATCATCCTGGTCGGCGAGATGCGTGACCTGGAAACAATTTCCCTTGCCATGGAGGCGGCGATGACCGGACATGTGGTCTTCGGCACCCTGCATACCCTGAACGCCTCAAAGACCGTGGACCGGGTTATTGAGATTTTTCCCGCCGACCAGCAGGAACAGGTGCGCTCCACCCTGGCCGATGCCCTGAAGGCGGTTATCTCTCAGACCCTGTTCAAGCGGCGCGACATCAAGGGCCGGGTCGCGGCCCTTGAAATCCTCATCTGCACCTCGGCGGTGCGCAACCTTATCCGGGAGGGCAAGACCTATCAGCTGCCGTCTGTTATGCAGACCGGCAAGAAGTTTGGCATGCAGACCCTGGACGATGCTATCCTGGAGCTTGTAAAGAAGACCTGGATAAGCCCGGAGGATGCCTACATCAACTGTATCGACAAGGTCAAGTTTCTGCCCTACCTGAAACACGGCGCCGACGATTTTATCGATGTCTGA
- a CDS encoding DNA internalization-related competence protein ComEC/Rec2 — protein sequence MANGPDKTPFPLSGRSSHLLLLAVVAFSAGIAAAQAISPEDNTIVLVIALFLAAAILFSRKGKAQAMGTLLLFPFFFLVGLIHAGPYLDPPTALHHVRNQITTRQTVAVSGTLIRAPSRITDPDTGPKTVMLIEAEYLIFPADPDTVRKATGLVRLTLKGEPMEKLTPGRRLTARAQLSPISFLATPGAFNLKTFFARQGLWVSGWITTPANITLLPDLLPGRPPPSHAIRFQAERARYRIARFLDRNLDPRTRGLYKAILIGDKSDIPADIRDSFQNSGCTHLLAISGLHLGLLAFLFYVIFSRLLGQSTWLLLRFRAKKIAALITLFPVTGYAFIAGLNIPVTRALLMAAVVVLALLFDCRKSLLPNLALAAFIVLILHPLSLFSASFQLSFGAVLAIALFTACQPRYFPAGREEKTTAPTPARPLWQDWALAGLLISTVVLVGIAPFLAYHFHRISLLGPLATLLVEPLLCIWSLTIGLAAITLHLVSPAAAVALIKLGSLGLTAGAALCGFLSTHFPWAVLWLPAPTIPEIALYYLFIFALLTMRGRRLLLIALLCISATVGIEAGIQLHRKFTTTTTVTQLDVGQGSSTLIEFPGGRTVLLDGGGPTSARFNVGRDIIAPFLWQHRVLGLDGIIVSHPHADHYNGLPFIIDRFRPDTLWTNGKTRAEPGYKKMLEQARRRGIEQRVAGAGDLLLESNNARLFCLANFGQPQNPPGPEPEQHQGRPGANPNQEGMVLKLETGFASFLFPGDIDRERELKLIEQHRDLKADVLLSPHHGSRTSNSQSFINAVSPEYLLISSGNSHQAATTAARLAQRSRQQGIKGLMTFKQGAITCTADERNSLVCSGHLKTQ from the coding sequence ATGGCAAACGGACCTGACAAGACCCCCTTTCCGCTCTCCGGGCGCTCCAGCCATCTGCTGCTGCTGGCGGTTGTTGCCTTTAGCGCCGGAATCGCCGCGGCCCAGGCAATATCGCCCGAAGACAACACCATTGTCCTGGTGATTGCCCTCTTCCTGGCCGCGGCGATCTTATTCAGCCGCAAGGGCAAGGCCCAAGCCATGGGGACCCTGCTCCTCTTTCCCTTCTTCTTCCTGGTCGGCCTCATTCACGCCGGCCCGTATCTTGACCCGCCAACCGCACTACATCATGTCCGCAACCAAATTACAACCCGCCAGACGGTGGCCGTTTCCGGGACTCTTATCCGGGCGCCCAGCAGAATCACCGACCCGGACACCGGTCCAAAAACCGTAATGCTGATTGAGGCGGAATATCTCATCTTCCCGGCCGATCCCGATACAGTCCGCAAGGCGACCGGCCTGGTCCGCCTCACCCTGAAAGGCGAACCAATGGAGAAGTTGACCCCGGGCCGCCGCCTGACGGCAAGGGCCCAGTTGTCGCCGATCTCTTTCCTTGCCACCCCCGGCGCATTCAATCTGAAAACTTTTTTTGCCCGGCAGGGACTCTGGGTCAGCGGCTGGATCACCACCCCGGCCAATATCACCTTGCTCCCGGATCTGCTTCCGGGCCGGCCGCCCCCCTCCCATGCCATCAGGTTTCAAGCGGAACGGGCCCGCTACCGGATAGCCCGCTTTCTGGACCGGAATCTGGATCCGCGCACCCGGGGACTGTACAAGGCGATTCTCATCGGCGACAAATCCGACATCCCAGCCGATATCCGGGACTCATTCCAGAACAGCGGGTGCACGCACCTGCTTGCCATTTCCGGACTCCATCTCGGCCTGCTGGCTTTCCTTTTCTATGTCATCTTTTCCCGGCTGCTGGGTCAATCCACCTGGCTCCTGCTGCGCTTTCGGGCCAAAAAAATCGCCGCCCTGATCACCCTGTTTCCCGTGACCGGCTATGCCTTTATCGCCGGACTGAACATCCCGGTGACCCGGGCACTGCTCATGGCCGCGGTGGTTGTCCTGGCCCTGCTGTTTGATTGCCGAAAATCCCTGCTCCCCAACCTGGCCCTGGCCGCGTTTATCGTTCTCATTCTTCACCCCTTAAGCCTGTTCAGCGCCTCATTTCAGCTTTCTTTCGGGGCGGTACTGGCCATCGCCCTGTTCACTGCCTGTCAGCCCCGCTATTTCCCGGCCGGCAGGGAGGAAAAGACAACCGCGCCGACCCCGGCCCGGCCGTTATGGCAGGACTGGGCCCTGGCCGGGCTCCTTATCTCCACCGTGGTGCTCGTCGGAATCGCTCCCTTTCTCGCCTATCATTTCCACCGTATTTCCCTGCTCGGCCCGCTTGCCACCCTGCTGGTGGAACCCCTGCTCTGCATCTGGTCGCTGACCATCGGTCTGGCCGCAATCACCCTGCATTTGGTCTCACCGGCGGCGGCGGTCGCCCTTATCAAGCTCGGCAGCCTGGGATTGACGGCCGGGGCCGCTCTCTGCGGTTTTCTGAGCACCCACTTCCCCTGGGCCGTATTATGGCTGCCCGCACCGACCATTCCGGAAATCGCGCTCTATTACCTGTTCATCTTCGCCCTGTTGACCATGCGCGGCCGGCGCCTCCTGCTGATTGCCCTGCTCTGTATCAGTGCCACCGTCGGCATTGAAGCAGGAATCCAGTTACATAGAAAGTTCACGACCACCACCACGGTCACCCAGCTTGATGTCGGTCAGGGCAGCAGCACCCTGATCGAGTTTCCCGGAGGACGGACCGTTCTCCTGGACGGCGGCGGCCCGACGTCAGCCCGCTTCAATGTCGGCCGGGACATCATTGCTCCCTTTCTCTGGCAGCACCGGGTTCTCGGTCTTGACGGGATAATTGTCTCCCATCCCCATGCGGACCACTACAACGGCCTCCCTTTCATCATTGACCGATTCAGGCCGGACACCTTGTGGACAAACGGCAAAACCAGGGCGGAACCGGGATATAAAAAAATGCTGGAACAGGCAAGAAGGCGGGGGATAGAACAAAGAGTGGCCGGAGCCGGGGACCTGCTTCTGGAAAGCAACAATGCGCGACTCTTCTGTCTGGCCAATTTCGGCCAACCGCAAAATCCCCCTGGGCCGGAGCCGGAACAACACCAGGGCAGGCCCGGCGCGAACCCGAACCAGGAAGGCATGGTACTCAAACTGGAGACCGGATTCGCCTCCTTTCTCTTCCCCGGCGATATCGACAGGGAAAGGGAACTCAAGCTTATCGAACAACACCGCGACCTGAAGGCGGATGTCCTGCTCTCGCCGCATCACGGCAGCAGGACATCCAACAGTCAATCATTCATCAACGCCGTGTCACCCGAATATCTTCTTATCTCCAGCGGCAATTCCCATCAGGCCGCAACCACTGCCGCCCGGTTGGCGCAACGGAGCCGACAACAGGGAATCAAAGGTCTGATGACTTTCAAACAGGGCGCCATTACATGTACTGCCGACGAAAGAAACAGTCTCGTCTGTAGCGGACATCTCAAAACACAATAG
- the glgP gene encoding alpha-glucan family phosphorylase — protein sequence MQTQENHPLNKEEILRDLLATNDLGTFFGISQKVFDQVWGNLTSPDGNSVIYISMEIGADLDVFNPVKSRLQELKISNSSDPLLDGFIMRHLHGPEKIPNYSGGLGVLAGDTLKSFAACKIPVAAVSLLYRKGYFSQMVDSRIGQVIWATHWEPEKTPGLYLLRNPGFPDRPLELEIPFFDENDRVSMAYARIWVKLEINENLDFFIPEFLLDYSGPNSPEWIRRAADRLYDSSSERMKAIQRRMLGAGIHQLTKLLGLTAKTLHLNEQHGVVVILQLLADQLLETIGPDFQKLATDEDILAAADTVSENVIYTIHTPVAAGHDRFTKTVYAGISHRFCLRCLNLLARDKTTPSSYNFTAMAMKVNRATNSVSRLHRDVTRHQFPEYAEKITAITNGVHHLTWISDARAEVFDGFPELDNWRHDPSVFANTDSLIMNHRFRTALERAWARDSIRLTEYVNAMLHRHRLQVHETWIDPPNFLSFLDEKEQPLDPAAFTIGFARRFSTYKRPDLIFEDIDALAEIIVSLGKPVNFLFAGKAHPADEPGKSVIKLILDSQEKLFKKSQGLAKLVFIPNYDMKIAKLMVAGVHAWLNNPKRPLEASGTSGMKAALNGVPNISIMDGWWAEGFHDGATGWKFGHEGAFHEEGLSEDPAALLYAEDSAAFYRLFPEILKTFYDPELRPQYLDKSFRNLALNAPIFNTHRVAAEYLEKYRITLPAEAQKKITLLRRLYQSEI from the coding sequence ATGCAAACCCAGGAAAACCATCCCCTGAACAAGGAAGAAATTTTACGCGATCTGCTCGCCACCAATGACCTCGGAACTTTCTTCGGGATATCCCAGAAGGTGTTTGATCAGGTGTGGGGCAACCTTACCTCGCCGGATGGCAACTCGGTTATCTATATCAGCATGGAAATCGGCGCTGATCTTGATGTCTTTAATCCGGTCAAGTCCAGGCTCCAGGAGTTGAAAATCAGCAACAGCAGCGACCCCTTGCTGGACGGCTTTATCATGCGCCACCTGCACGGCCCGGAAAAAATCCCCAACTACAGCGGCGGCCTCGGGGTGCTGGCCGGAGACACCCTGAAAAGCTTCGCCGCATGCAAGATTCCGGTGGCAGCCGTTTCCCTGCTCTACCGGAAGGGGTATTTCTCCCAGATGGTCGACTCCCGGATCGGCCAGGTCATCTGGGCCACCCACTGGGAACCGGAAAAAACCCCGGGGCTCTACCTGCTCAGGAACCCGGGGTTTCCTGATCGGCCCCTTGAACTTGAAATCCCGTTCTTTGACGAAAATGACCGGGTGAGCATGGCCTATGCCCGGATCTGGGTAAAGCTGGAGATCAATGAGAACCTAGATTTCTTTATCCCGGAGTTCCTTCTTGACTACAGCGGACCCAACTCGCCGGAATGGATCCGCCGGGCCGCCGACCGTCTCTATGACAGCAGCTCGGAACGGATGAAGGCGATCCAGCGGCGAATGCTGGGGGCTGGAATCCACCAACTGACGAAACTTCTCGGCCTCACCGCAAAAACCCTCCATCTCAACGAACAGCATGGCGTGGTGGTTATCCTCCAACTCCTCGCCGATCAGCTCCTGGAAACCATTGGCCCGGACTTTCAAAAACTCGCCACGGACGAGGATATACTCGCCGCGGCCGACACCGTCTCGGAAAATGTTATCTACACCATCCATACGCCGGTGGCCGCCGGCCACGACCGGTTCACCAAAACGGTCTACGCCGGTATCAGTCATCGCTTCTGCCTGCGCTGTCTCAATCTCCTGGCCCGGGACAAGACAACGCCGTCGTCCTATAACTTCACTGCCATGGCGATGAAGGTCAACCGGGCGACCAACAGCGTGAGCCGTCTGCACCGGGACGTGACCAGGCACCAGTTCCCGGAGTATGCGGAGAAAATCACCGCCATTACCAACGGGGTTCACCACCTTACCTGGATCAGCGATGCCCGGGCCGAGGTTTTTGACGGCTTTCCCGAGCTTGACAACTGGCGGCATGATCCCAGTGTGTTTGCCAACACGGACTCACTCATCATGAACCATAGATTCCGGACCGCCCTGGAAAGGGCCTGGGCCCGGGACAGCATCAGGCTCACCGAATATGTCAACGCCATGCTGCATCGCCACCGGTTGCAGGTCCACGAGACCTGGATCGACCCGCCCAATTTTCTCTCATTCCTTGATGAGAAGGAGCAACCCCTTGACCCCGCGGCATTCACTATTGGCTTTGCCCGACGCTTCTCCACCTATAAACGGCCGGATCTGATATTCGAAGACATCGACGCCCTGGCCGAAATAATCGTCTCCCTGGGCAAACCGGTCAATTTCCTCTTTGCCGGCAAGGCCCATCCCGCGGACGAACCCGGCAAGTCGGTGATCAAGCTTATCCTCGACTCCCAGGAGAAATTGTTCAAAAAAAGCCAGGGCCTGGCCAAGCTGGTCTTTATCCCGAACTATGATATGAAAATCGCCAAACTGATGGTGGCGGGTGTGCATGCCTGGCTCAACAATCCGAAACGTCCCTTGGAGGCCAGCGGCACCAGCGGGATGAAGGCGGCCTTGAACGGGGTCCCCAACATCAGCATTATGGACGGCTGGTGGGCTGAAGGATTTCATGACGGGGCCACCGGCTGGAAATTCGGCCACGAAGGAGCTTTCCATGAAGAGGGACTGAGCGAGGACCCGGCAGCCCTGCTCTATGCCGAGGATTCCGCCGCCTTTTACCGTCTCTTCCCCGAAATCCTTAAAACCTTCTACGATCCGGAATTGCGGCCGCAGTATCTGGACAAAAGCTTCAGGAACCTCGCCCTCAACGCCCCTATATTCAATACCCACCGCGTTGCCGCCGAGTACCTGGAAAAATACCGGATCACCCTGCCGGCTGAAGCGCAAAAGAAGATCACCCTGCTCCGGCGCCTGTATCAGAGCGAGATATAA
- the pal gene encoding peptidoglycan-associated lipoprotein Pal, protein MKKISRLALAVILALSVGLAVSGCSRKKVVSEAGPAAPAPVVVTPDSGDTGGMAATEEPLDSTGPAVLAGAQTILEGRTSAPLLPVYFDFDKSNIRADQVERIKQNGAFLQSNPATAVRIEGNCDERGTNEYNAALGERRALSAKKYLVNLGVSAGRLTTISYGEERPLLHGHDELSWAQNRRADFVINR, encoded by the coding sequence ATGAAGAAGATAAGTCGGTTGGCGTTGGCTGTAATCCTGGCCCTGTCCGTTGGTCTGGCCGTTTCGGGATGTTCCCGGAAAAAGGTGGTATCCGAGGCCGGGCCCGCTGCGCCGGCTCCGGTTGTTGTAACCCCGGACAGTGGTGACACCGGCGGCATGGCGGCCACAGAGGAACCCCTTGACTCCACCGGGCCTGCAGTGCTTGCCGGCGCCCAGACCATTCTTGAGGGCAGGACCTCGGCTCCGTTGCTGCCGGTTTATTTTGATTTTGATAAGTCGAATATCCGGGCCGACCAGGTTGAGCGGATTAAGCAGAATGGTGCTTTTCTGCAGTCGAACCCCGCAACCGCTGTCCGGATCGAGGGCAACTGCGACGAGCGGGGCACCAATGAGTACAATGCGGCCCTGGGTGAACGGCGGGCCTTGAGCGCCAAGAAATACCTGGTCAACCTCGGGGTTTCCGCCGGCCGGCTGACGACCATCAGCTATGGCGAGGAAAGGCCGTTGTTGCACGGCCATGACGAGTTGTCCTGGGCCCAGAACCGGCGGGCCGATTTTGTAATTAACCGGTAA
- a CDS encoding OmpH family outer membrane protein: protein MNRMKVWAVMVVVLLLAVQTVSSEALAGDEKTVTIATVKLKEVLTRTPGAKEARAAANKIVNAKKAAYEKEFNKDSKELEELQAQINSAVLSAEAREKMIVEFRKKGAVLQQKVRLAQVELDKLDQQAMEPVLAELHAALAGIGKEHGFTLILENSRTGLESPHGLLYADESIDITDLVVEALAARLAGIKK from the coding sequence ATGAATAGAATGAAAGTGTGGGCGGTAATGGTCGTTGTCTTGCTGTTGGCGGTACAGACCGTCTCCAGTGAGGCCCTGGCCGGTGACGAGAAAACAGTGACCATTGCAACCGTCAAGCTCAAGGAGGTCCTGACCAGGACGCCCGGGGCAAAAGAGGCGCGGGCAGCGGCGAACAAGATCGTTAATGCCAAAAAGGCTGCATATGAAAAGGAGTTCAACAAGGATTCAAAGGAACTTGAGGAATTGCAGGCGCAGATCAACAGCGCGGTCTTGAGTGCGGAAGCACGAGAGAAAATGATTGTCGAGTTCCGGAAAAAGGGCGCGGTCCTGCAGCAGAAAGTAAGACTTGCCCAGGTGGAACTGGACAAGCTGGACCAGCAGGCCATGGAGCCGGTCCTGGCGGAACTCCATGCGGCGTTGGCCGGGATTGGCAAGGAACACGGATTTACCTTGATCCTTGAGAATTCGCGCACCGGGCTGGAGTCGCCCCATGGTCTGCTTTACGCGGATGAATCCATCGATATCACCGACCTGGTCGTCGAGGCCCTGGCGGCGCGGCTCGCCGGGATCAAGAAATAA
- a CDS encoding metal-dependent transcriptional regulator — protein MLREELEEILEAVWVSNEYRKPGLEEIKKNCPVEIADQDLLTLQQEGLIHRQDNDIHLTEAGKVIAAGLVRRHRLAEVLLSSILQLRNSDMEEVACKVEHCLQPEVEESICTLLGHPEVCPDGKPIPRGRCCTKGLTVVDRAVVSLSELKAGERGKITYIKPITHSNFHQLISFGLHPGVVLTVHRNSPTICIKFGNTELALADEIAANIFVWRLHPEDHP, from the coding sequence ATGTTGCGAGAGGAACTTGAAGAAATCCTGGAGGCGGTCTGGGTCAGCAACGAATATCGGAAACCCGGGCTGGAAGAGATCAAGAAGAACTGCCCGGTGGAGATTGCGGACCAGGACCTGCTCACCCTCCAGCAGGAGGGGCTGATCCATCGCCAGGATAACGATATCCACCTGACCGAAGCGGGCAAGGTTATTGCCGCGGGGCTGGTCCGGAGACACCGGCTGGCCGAGGTCCTGCTGTCCAGCATCCTCCAGTTGAGAAACTCGGACATGGAAGAGGTGGCCTGCAAGGTTGAACACTGCCTCCAGCCGGAGGTGGAGGAATCCATCTGCACCCTGCTGGGGCACCCGGAGGTCTGCCCGGACGGCAAGCCGATCCCCAGGGGCCGTTGCTGCACCAAGGGGTTGACAGTGGTGGACCGGGCCGTGGTCAGCCTGTCCGAACTAAAGGCGGGGGAACGCGGCAAGATAACCTACATCAAGCCGATCACCCATTCAAACTTCCACCAGTTGATCTCTTTTGGCCTCCATCCCGGGGTGGTGCTCACCGTGCACCGGAACAGCCCGACAATCTGTATCAAGTTCGGCAACACCGAACTGGCGCTGGCCGATGAGATTGCCGCCAATATCTTCGTCTGGCGGCTGCACCCGGAAGATCATCCCTGA
- a CDS encoding ferrous iron transporter B — MDSVQFSLNWYKTRYPRTTPATTACFTITRNAIAMNLPNHEQKCCAQGPGPAREQPGLVLVGNMNVGKSTLFRQLCREITTVHFPGTTVSIKKGLIKDTGQTLFLTPGICSIFSQNEDELVSRDILLSPADPAPAQGVILVADAKNITRSLAIAFQYAEYGLPMLLAVNMVDEASSRGVEIDFNRLSRILGIEICATIAKEGVGLRSLLAALKEMRPATARVTYPDWVEDFFEKVAARLDGPAISPRGIGLLLLTEDREIERYLARRYDEATLVELKELAAAHRRQDPEGFRILVSTLYNNRAEQVAREIQQVRPPTRNPFLVTMGDWCTQLHTGIPIAMAVVAAMYLFVGSFAATLVVDTINATLFEKFLIPLTVKLVAPIPSAFIRDMIVDPDFGILPTGVFLALGLVLPVFFCFYIAFGILQDSGYLPRLSILLNKIFQKMGLNGKGVIPLIMGFSCVTMAILTTRMLGSNKERIIATLLLLLGIPCAPLIAVMLIILGRMPVSASLTVFGLLLAQVFIAGFILNKILPGTRSPFLMEIPPLRVPKLTMVVKNAARKTYFFMIETVPIFILASLVVFLFQRMGGLEMLERAARPLVTTMMGLPEKSVQVFIKTIIRRESGAAELEHLHNVYTNRQLVVNLLVMTFLTPCMNAIIVLFKERGARVATIIVTAVLIYAITAGTLLNHACRLLGITFS; from the coding sequence ATGGACTCAGTTCAGTTCTCGCTCAACTGGTATAAGACCCGCTACCCCCGCACTACCCCGGCAACCACGGCCTGTTTCACCATAACAAGAAATGCCATTGCAATGAACCTCCCCAATCATGAACAAAAATGTTGCGCCCAGGGACCAGGCCCGGCCCGGGAACAACCCGGCCTTGTCCTGGTCGGCAACATGAACGTGGGCAAGTCCACCCTGTTTCGCCAGCTCTGCCGGGAGATCACAACCGTTCACTTCCCCGGCACCACGGTATCGATCAAAAAGGGGCTGATCAAGGATACCGGCCAGACCCTTTTTCTTACCCCGGGCATATGCTCCATCTTTTCCCAGAACGAGGACGAGCTTGTCTCCCGGGACATTCTACTCTCACCCGCTGACCCGGCGCCGGCCCAGGGGGTTATCCTGGTGGCTGACGCCAAGAACATCACCAGGTCCCTGGCCATTGCCTTTCAATACGCCGAGTACGGCCTGCCCATGCTGCTGGCCGTCAACATGGTTGACGAGGCATCTTCCCGCGGGGTGGAGATCGACTTCAACCGGCTCAGCCGGATCCTTGGAATCGAAATATGCGCCACCATTGCCAAGGAGGGTGTCGGCCTCCGCTCGCTGCTGGCGGCACTAAAGGAAATGCGGCCAGCCACCGCCCGGGTCACATATCCGGATTGGGTGGAGGATTTTTTTGAAAAGGTTGCCGCCCGCCTCGATGGCCCGGCCATCTCGCCCCGGGGCATCGGTCTGTTACTCCTTACCGAAGACCGGGAAATAGAGCGCTATCTGGCCCGCCGCTATGATGAAGCGACCCTGGTCGAGCTGAAGGAACTTGCCGCGGCCCATCGCCGGCAGGATCCCGAAGGATTCCGGATTCTGGTCAGCACCCTTTATAACAACAGGGCGGAACAGGTGGCCCGGGAGATCCAACAGGTTAGGCCGCCCACCAGGAACCCGTTTCTGGTCACCATGGGCGACTGGTGCACCCAGTTGCATACCGGCATCCCCATTGCCATGGCGGTGGTGGCGGCAATGTATCTCTTTGTCGGCTCCTTTGCCGCCACCCTGGTGGTGGATACCATCAACGCCACCCTGTTCGAAAAATTCCTGATCCCGCTCACGGTGAAACTGGTCGCCCCGATCCCCAGTGCATTTATCCGGGACATGATCGTGGATCCCGACTTCGGCATCCTGCCCACCGGCGTATTCCTGGCCCTTGGTCTGGTGCTGCCGGTATTCTTCTGTTTCTACATCGCCTTTGGAATCCTGCAGGACTCGGGCTATCTGCCCCGGCTGTCGATCCTGCTCAACAAAATCTTTCAGAAAATGGGGCTGAACGGCAAGGGGGTCATCCCGCTGATCATGGGTTTTTCCTGTGTCACCATGGCCATCCTCACCACCCGGATGCTCGGTTCGAACAAGGAACGGATCATCGCCACCCTGCTGCTGCTGCTGGGCATACCCTGCGCCCCGCTGATCGCGGTGATGCTGATTATCCTGGGCCGGATGCCGGTCTCCGCCTCCCTGACCGTATTCGGCTTACTTCTCGCCCAGGTCTTTATTGCCGGCTTTATCCTGAACAAGATCCTGCCCGGGACCCGTTCCCCGTTCCTCATGGAGATCCCGCCGTTGCGGGTCCCTAAACTGACCATGGTTGTCAAGAATGCGGCCCGCAAAACCTATTTTTTCATGATAGAGACGGTACCGATATTTATCCTGGCCTCCCTGGTGGTCTTTCTGTTCCAGCGGATGGGCGGCCTTGAGATGCTGGAACGGGCGGCCCGGCCGCTGGTTACAACCATGATGGGCCTGCCGGAGAAAAGCGTTCAGGTGTTCATCAAGACCATTATCAGGCGGGAAAGCGGGGCCGCCGAACTGGAACATCTGCACAACGTGTACACCAACCGCCAGCTGGTGGTCAACCTGCTGGTGATGACCTTTCTCACCCCCTGCATGAATGCGATTATCGTACTGTTCAAGGAACGGGGCGCCAGGGTCGCGACGATAATTGTCACCGCCGTGCTCATCTACGCCATTACCGCTGGCACCCTGCTTAACCACGCCTGCCGGCTGTTGGGAATCACCTTTTCCTGA
- a CDS encoding YicC family protein — protein MNRPLSMTGFGRGESSGDGRTWVVELRSVNHRFLDVKIRMPWKYAALEERVKRELGRYYGRGHIDLTVSSNGDGGAGVRLEANLPLAREYHNCLKQIHQDLQLTGAPDLAMVLSCRDVIGPAAEVEEDLDRAWSFIGEALNRALKDALAMREKEGRTLKADLLGRLETFAGTVERVELAVPDINRKRQESLKERLDNLLQGVDIDPVRLAQEAAVLVDKSDITEEMVRLRSHMEQFAGMLAAAEPIGRKLDFLIQEFLREINTMVSKIGNAAVAHHIVDLKNELEKMREQIQNLE, from the coding sequence ATGAACAGGCCGTTGAGCATGACCGGGTTTGGCCGCGGCGAGAGCAGTGGTGACGGCAGAACATGGGTGGTCGAATTACGTTCCGTCAATCACCGTTTTCTGGATGTCAAAATCAGGATGCCCTGGAAATATGCCGCTCTTGAGGAGAGGGTCAAGCGGGAGCTTGGCCGTTACTACGGCCGCGGTCATATCGATCTGACGGTCAGTAGCAACGGTGATGGCGGTGCGGGAGTCCGTCTCGAGGCAAATCTGCCCCTGGCCCGGGAATACCATAACTGCCTGAAGCAGATTCATCAGGATCTGCAACTGACCGGGGCCCCGGACCTGGCGATGGTGCTCTCCTGTCGGGACGTGATCGGACCGGCCGCCGAGGTTGAGGAAGATCTGGACAGGGCCTGGTCCTTTATCGGTGAAGCGCTCAACAGGGCGCTCAAAGACGCGCTGGCGATGCGGGAGAAGGAGGGCCGGACATTGAAGGCCGATCTTCTCGGCCGTCTCGAAACCTTTGCCGGAACCGTGGAAAGAGTGGAACTGGCGGTCCCGGATATCAACCGGAAAAGGCAGGAAAGCCTGAAAGAACGGCTTGACAATCTCCTGCAAGGCGTTGATATTGACCCGGTGCGATTGGCGCAGGAGGCGGCGGTCCTGGTCGATAAGTCGGATATTACCGAAGAGATGGTCCGGCTCCGCAGTCATATGGAGCAGTTTGCCGGGATGCTGGCCGCGGCCGAACCAATCGGCCGAAAGCTTGATTTTCTGATCCAGGAGTTTTTGCGGGAGATCAACACCATGGTCTCGAAAATCGGCAATGCCGCCGTGGCCCATCATATAGTTGATCTCAAGAACGAGTTGGAGAAGATGCGCGAGCAGATTCAAAACCTGGAATAA